One window of Bacteroidota bacterium genomic DNA carries:
- a CDS encoding DUF4382 domain-containing protein — protein MQLSRVLIILFFFAVLSSCEETTGNDTSKVSVGITDAPASVDSIMISFNKIEAKVDSNWLTLFEGSSTFDLLKFTNGKFNLLTQNLDLEGDHIHFLRIKMTGATVYKDGVAHAMTVPGGDTRGIQINVKNGLLKAGISYTLLVDVDARRTFIRTKNGFRMKPVLRAFLIAQTGKINGTLQGWTDDPTVFAMSGSDTVATAQPDPSGAFTLWYLDPGSYSIAVSDTVGFSKAYAGPYTVTAGGTTSAGTLPKSDPK, from the coding sequence ATGCAACTATCCAGAGTTCTGATAATTCTCTTCTTTTTTGCAGTGCTTTCTTCCTGTGAAGAAACAACGGGTAATGACACTTCAAAAGTATCGGTCGGAATCACCGATGCACCTGCCAGTGTGGATTCCATCATGATTTCCTTCAACAAAATAGAAGCGAAGGTGGATAGCAACTGGCTTACATTGTTCGAAGGTTCATCAACCTTTGACCTGCTGAAATTCACGAATGGCAAGTTTAATCTGCTGACTCAGAATCTGGATTTGGAAGGAGACCATATCCATTTTCTGCGGATTAAAATGACCGGTGCAACGGTTTATAAAGATGGGGTAGCCCATGCCATGACCGTTCCAGGTGGTGATACACGGGGGATCCAGATCAATGTAAAGAACGGCCTTCTGAAGGCAGGTATCAGTTACACGCTTCTGGTCGATGTCGATGCCCGCCGGACGTTTATCCGTACAAAAAATGGTTTCCGTATGAAACCGGTTTTAAGGGCATTTCTGATCGCTCAGACAGGAAAGATCAATGGAACCCTTCAGGGTTGGACGGATGACCCCACCGTTTTTGCCATGAGCGGCTCCGATACAGTTGCCACCGCTCAGCCCGACCCGTCAGGTGCATTTACACTATGGTATCTTGATCCGGGATCTTATTCCATCGCCGTTTCAGACACGGTTGGATTCTCGAAAGCATATGCAGGGCCTTATACTGTCACTGCTGGGGGAACCACTTCTGCTGGTACGCTGCCGAAATCGGATCCTAAATAG